Part of the Zingiber officinale cultivar Zhangliang chromosome 6A, Zo_v1.1, whole genome shotgun sequence genome, aagtcatatctttctagacatgcgatgcccaagcttccctaacgtactatcatccaaaaatttcaccagtaccatgattcaagttaaacttggtctctaatcctaattaccctgccgggttagtttgttttgggttaccctgtcgggtaagttagttttggaggtgccagctattctggagtctccccctaaattattggccattaatttaaattttggttttaggtttatgtcgattctttttatagttatggttaacttggtgataattttgttgatttttaaagtgtttagattttgaatttgatttaggtttgtattttggattttggtttggtttattcgattttatataatgtattttttctttaggtatataatattgattaagtcctacttgcgtggtcagacacgcttttggaacccaagcttgattagttgatttgtattgagttattaatgacttaaaagttttatttgagtttgacttgtatccgagtccggttttattataacatgctttttgattgttcaagattaagtcaagattttttgatcttgttgtgaatttttctaacattttttttaaattgttaatctcattttttagtgataaattctcctcctcaagtgttagatcttgagttggatttgaatttttaatttgttctttgaggttttgattttcctcaacaagtgacttgttttcattttctattttaattaatttactatttaaacaggaaataatttttaaaaaaattttgttcaaattaaaatatacctcattcgggccttcggaaatgagtacggactcgtggcttgtttcgggttcagacccgtcttcatcttccgactcgtcttctgtttcatcttcccgggccatcagtgcgaggtggctctgatgtttctgctcttcttcctccgattcgtccgaggagttgtcccacgttgctttgagtgccttctttttggttggctttggtttgtcgaacttcagttttgggcattcgttcttgtagtgtccctttttattgcagccgtagcaagtcacgttcttttgttctgagggagaactgatcttttgaaggtcctttttgctgaagctcctttttctcctggtgaacatttttcttaccaagttcaccaggtgttcttcgtctttagaatcttggtcggaatcttcttcaaattcaggcttgcttttcttttctttggtggaacctgcaaataaagcaatacctttctcggctccagcattagtttgttcatataattctaattcacagaaaagctcatctaactttaacttagaaagatttttagagattttgtaagcatccactattgatgcccacaaactattacgtggaaaagcatttaatgcgtaccttattaagtctctattttccatctggtggcctatcgcatgaagcccgttgaggatgtccttgatcctcgcgtggagctgattcgccgtttcaccttcctacatttttatattaaaaattttatttaagagcaagtctcgtttggttaccttggcgtcgctcgttccctcgtgcagctcgatcaatttgtcccatagctctttagcgtttttgtgtggaccgactctgttcagttcttctcttgtcaatccacactgtagagtgttgatcgctttattttctgttgatgcctttttcttcaggtctgctgtccagtcttcaggatccagtagattcccggagttgtccactggaattttgtagggtctcgtaatgctcatccactggtcgaagtcggttttgaggtagacctccatccgctttttccagtacggaaaatcgtccccgttgaagagtggaggtcgtactgtgctgaatccttctgtctgagacatcttagtcctgcgcacagacgaaaagaaaaaaatcccaagacttggtcttggattagtagtgcgggaagagagggATAAGtagtagaaaaaaaaatctagattcgtgttgcaccaatttagattaattaaaaaaaatattaaagtaatgatacaccagttttagaattaagcgttgaactgaaaacaaaaaagaaaaaaaaattcacccccagtctgattggtggttgcaccaaatcagagcggtacctgctctgatatcacttgtaggaccgttagattcgatagaggggggtgaatatcgattcgaaaagtcgagtaagaatacgcagcggaaaagtaatgaacacagttgtttttacttcgttcggagcctgtgacgactcctactcgaagatcCGTGGTCCTttaccactttcgttgggcaatcactagcaattcgaatataattacaagatgaatacaggaaatgctagtgaaacaaagtaataccgacaaggaaattaactaaaaaccgaaggagcactttgtcggagctttgttggcatcgcagcagagcagcaggaccagcagtagaagagttctcagatttaTGATTGAtgatctgaagctcctgcctggggcttcttttatatgttgctccgggcgcctggattccttccgggcgcctggaatgtgacgtagctgctcaaactgtgatgctccacgtggcgacgacttggctggatataatttgccttccggacgcccggacctctggcgctcggatcccctccgggcgcccggacctccttgtTCCAGAAacctcccttttcctgcaaaacaaagttagtccgaggcaatatataacctgcaacatagattgttagcacattttataatagtatgaattagcacaaatagtatgacttagattccgtctttccgagaccggaatctagtcacgatctcgacttagatatccgaaatggatctaagccagatcgatgcctaatgttcccttcccgggaacgcgtcctcgcagtcactcccctccagtgacttacctcacttacctgccagacgtccggtcagcccgtcgacccgtctggacttctcgccaagcgtccggtcagcccgtcgacccgcttggacttctcgccaagcgtccggtcagcccgtcgacccgcttggacttcttgccaagcgtccggtcagcccgtcgacccgcttggacttcttgccagctatccggtcagcccgtcgacctagctggacttcgtgccagacatccggtcagcccgtcgacctgtctggacttctcctgcacactcgatcaaagtgtcagacaataacaaaactaacttaacctatttgtcattcatcaaaacctaggttagaccgttagtgctacccgcaccaacaatatatgCTTACATTTAAAAGGACAAACATTTGAGACACTCAAACACTTCTTCAACTACACTTCTAAGTAATATAATGTTGACATCAAAATACTTAGAGCTGATAATAAAGGAGAATATATGAATCATGAATTTAAAAACTATCTAGAAGAAAAGGGAATTACTCATCAAAACATCCTTCTCATACACCCCACAACAAAATTACGTAGTGGAAAGGAAGAATCAATGCCTATTAGAAATAGCTAGGACCATAATGTTTCATGCAAATACCCAAAAAAATTGCTGAAGTGATGCAGTTAGTACAACTACTCATTTTATCAACTACTTACCCTCTAGAGTACTTAAAGAAAAATCTCCATTGGAATTAGTCACCAAGATTAAACCAAACATCTCATACTTGAAACTATTTGACCAAGTTTGTTATGTACATGTACTTAACAACTTAGGGACAAACTTAATAAAAAGGGTAGACATTgcatttttataaggtatggctCATTTCAAAAAGGATATATACACCTTAATCCTATTACTAATAAGATACACACATTGAAGGCTATGATAtttatagaaaataaattttactttGCATGTCAAGAAAAGGGAAAAAATAGGGAAAGGAGAGCTTACAAATGTTCTTATATACTCCACTAGAGCCAACTATTCCTCCTCTACAATCAAGTGAGGAGGAAAATACATAATCAAAAGGGGGTAACTCAGAAGATGAGAATATGGACTCTATGGTAGGAAGATATGAAACTTTTGGACAAAGAAAAGGTGGTAAACCTAACCACCCTCAAAGACTAAGGCAAGAACTAAATAAGGGGGGGATCAATCTCAAATTGACTCAACTCCTCCAAAATTAGAAAAATGAAACTGGTGGTTTACCATTTCTACCTTCCCTTAAAAAATCCACAAGGCAAAGGTTTCCTCCTCTAAATGGATAGATTATTACAACATTAAGATTCATCTCTTCCAATTGCTAATTATTATACTACTTATAATATTTTCTTAAGTCACCAAGCATTAATAAGTGGCATTGATCAAGTATAATAACCCATGGACTTTAATGAGACTAATAAACATCCAGAATGGAAAAAAGTAATGCAAGAAGAGCTAgatgctcttacaaaaaaatTAGACCTAGGAAATTATAATCTTACCCTAGGGTAAGAAGGCAACAGGgtataaatggatctacaaagttGAGTATAAAATTGACGATTTAATAGATCACTTCAAAGCTAGACTAGTGGTTAAAGAGTTTACCCAAACTTATGGTGTTGATTACATAGAAACATTTTCTCTTGTACCTAAGATGAACATTGTAAAGGTCCTTTTATCATTGACTTCCAATAAGAGATGGCCAATGTACCAAATGgacatcaaaaatatttttcttcaaGTCAAACTAGAAGAAGTATGCAATTTTAAAAAGAGGAAGGAAAGGTTTATCGACTAAGAAATGTTATCTATGGGTTGAAACAATTTCCTCAATCTTGACATGCAAAATTAAGTTCTGCACTTATTattatcaattttaaaaaaaaatacaatagtgACTCTTCTCTATTTATTAAAACCAATGATAGGGAAATCGTCACAGTACTTATATACGTAGGTGGCATACTTGTTACTAAAAGTAGCATGAACTGCATTAATTAAGCTAAaagttttttatttctaaatttgaaattaaagataTAGGAAAAAGTATTTTCTAGGTATAAAATTAGCCTACTCTCCTAAGGGATTAGCTCTGTCTTAGAGAAAATATGCTCCTACCTTTTACAGGAGATATATAAATTGGGAGCAAAACTAGTTAACAATCCATTCTTTGTGTATAACGAAGGGAAGGATAAGGATGAGCTCTCCACTGACATACAGGGGTACCAAAGGTTGGTTGGGAGACTTATTTACTAGACTATTATCAAGCTAGATATGGCATATGTTGTTATCCAAATCAGGTAGCATATGCATGCACCCAAGATGAACCATTGAAAAATAGTTGAAAGGGTCCTCAAATATCTCAAGAGATCTCCAACAAGAAGAATTTGCACGAGAAATAATAAAAACTCATATATTATAGGCTAATGTGATGCATACTAAGCTAGAGACTCTTAATACAAGGAATCAATTATTGAATACTATATGTTTGTTGGAGGAAATGTAGTGTCCTAGAAAAGTAAGAAGCAATTAGTGGTGGCACAGTGACATAATATAGGGTTGTGGCAACCGCAAACAGTGAAATAATTTGGTTGAAGACTCTAGTTGAAGAGTTGGGATTTATGGTCACAACTCCTATCAAACTATATTGTGACAACCAATCAACCATCCCCATTGCTTCAAATCCCCTTTTTTATAAGCAAACTTAACATATTGAAGTTGATTGTCATTTTGTGTGCCAAAAGAAAGGGAACTATAGTCAACCATATGTAGAGCATTCTCATCATGTTGGACTCCATAGATATTTATTCGCCAAATTCAAGGGGAGTGTTGAAAATAAGAAAGATAATCCAACTGAAAACTAGTCATTATCTAGCTTGAAATCTCTCATTAGCTAACTAGTTGACCATCCATTGTTTGATTGTAAAATTAACCACGATTTGACTAGTCTATCAGTcattacttagctttaaaatcaACTATTATTGCCCACCATTATTTGGCAGCAATATAGTTATTATTTATCTAGTTTACAACCGCTATTTAATCATCCCTCCTCCTATAAAAAAAGGATTTTCTGTCTCTTTGAAATCATCAAGAAATCCTCTTCTTGTAGAAAGCTTGTAAGCCATTCATCTACTCTTCTTATTCTCAAATAAGTGAGACAATCTTCCTCTCTtgcaagaaaagttttaatttcttttattacAATACTCTCTTTGTAACATATCTTGTCAATATAAGAGTCAGTTTTTTGAAGAGCGATGTTTGGTCTTACGCAAATAATGCTAAAATAAGGATATTTTCAAGATGAAGAATATGCTAAAATATTCTTttgacatttatatatatatatatatatattaacaaaaatgataacaaagggtgccttttatttttattctgaatattcatttttttttataataaaataaattgttttatattttatatgatttctaaaaaaaagtcatttgtcttcatttttattttccttcCTAAATTCACCTATACATATTTTATACACATATACGTAACAATATACCAACATGATCACAAATTGTGAGATTGAGGGAGTAACTAGTAACTCCTTTTAATAGGTGATCATTCTTTGATATGCAACTTGTGTGGTTAGAGCAAACTAGTAGCATAATGATAACTTTTAGAATGCGTATGAAAATATAAGCATTAAAAGCATTGAAATGGTATAATTTTTTCTTGTGAATACTAAAATATAAAACATTTGCAAACTTTCAAATAGCAATAACTACCCCCTCTATGTTAGTCAACCATTTTCGCAGTTATTATTAGGGCACCATTGAAAGAAAAAGGGTACTTGATAATATCTTTTGGGGCCAAACTAATCTATCCGGGTCAAACTAATCTATTTCATTCTTTGGGTCAAACTAATCCTTACTTCATCATCAAGTTATTGATgacatcttttgtttctttcacACGAGGTATGCTTGATGGACTCGTGCCAAGGCTGGATGTTCAATTCAGTGTTGTCATTGATTGATGGAGAGCACTCAAAGCGTCTCTGCTTTTTATTTatttcatattttttaattactaaAAGGTGCTCCCTATATCCTTAAATATCGTCCTATTTGAACTCTTGATGCCGTTGACAATCTAGGGGATGAAGGCCATCAAGACAAAAAGGAGGGCAAGGTCGATACCATGACGATGCTGGGCTGCATAGAGCAGTGACCTCTGAGCTAAGACACATGTCGAAAAGTGCAATAGAGAGGTGATGGGAAGGAGGTCTTCGACTACAAGATTGACGTAGGAACTATAACGGACATTTCAATAATGTGAACTATGGGAGATTCTCTCTACCACTATTTTCTCTAGGCACGGACATCTTTGGGGTCATTAGAAAGCATAAAATGTGACGTTAGGAAGGATGACAAGAAAAATACACATATTGGAACACATTTCAAAACCATATGCCAAATGCATTTGATTCATACCATCACAATTCTCCATTAACTCTAGTTCCACTACATAGTAATCACTTGCTACAGTTAGAGTTCATCAAACATCTGCGAATACAATTTAAAAACATTACAGGTGGAAGTCATCCCTCTAATTCAATAAGTGTTACATCAAGAGGACAAAAGCTCCAAATTCCCAAGTccaaagcaaacaagaacaaaagAAACTCATGAAACAAAATGTTGATATAGATAGTAGATTGCCGCAGTCTTGGCGAGGGAACAAAGTAGTGACATGTCTCATTCAGGTTAGAATTCATGATCTAAACCAATCTAGTTATTACCCATCAGACCTCCCTCCTCCGTCTATCAAATGCAGCCAAACACATCAAGGCAGGAAGTTAAATCATCAATAACGACTCCGATCAAGTAGGGAACAGGCTGGCACCATAAATACATGAATCCTTAAAGGGATGAGTGATATCACCACTATCTTAGCATGTCCTGAAGTTGAAACACTTGATTCCTCTGCTCTGGAGGTAAAAGATGGATCTGTTCTGGAGTAAGGCTCATAACTTGCTGAAGCAATGCCTTCTCCATTTCTGGAGTCAACTGCAAACAATGAACTATAGATCAAGCATGGTCTTTTTTTTGTCATAATTAAAGAAACTAGCTCAGACTTGTGAAAGAGAATAAACAAAGGCAGCATCATAAAGCCTATTACCGGTGGAGGGCGAGGTGGCTGACCACTTGAGCCTCCAGCCATCTGACCAGAAGCCATTAGCGGAGCTAGTCCTGGCACTTGAGCACCCATTTTTGATAATTCTGATGGGCCAGGTGCCCAAGGGGTTCCTCTATCAATTTGCATTGCGTTGCCAATTTGGTTGGCATAGTCTGGACCCAAGTGAGAACCTACCTGCTGCTTAAAAATTACCAACTTCGTTCAGTAGGATAATTATGCATTAAAGCAACTACATATGATGTGTTGACGTTACAGAGCTGCTTTGATTTAAATATAACGGATGGAAGTGATATGTAGCCATATATCCCAATCAAACTGCTTATGCCAACTTTTTGAGGTCAACTAGGTAcattaaaaaattaagaaaattttattctaTGTCTACCCCATAATATAACAAATTAATATCAGATAGATTAGTTTAAAAACAACATGAAGCTAAGATTAATGACTACTGCTATATCTTCTGACAGAAAACATAGGGTTTGCAGAGAAAAGGAAAAGTAATTTGAGATGTAAAGTTATCAAGATTAGATCCACAAAATCAGTCTAGTAACACATTTGGGCTGCCTGTAGCATACACAGCCTGAATACCTTAACATAAAGGTCGTCCTTCTACATGTGTAGTGCATATAGTTGCGGCCGCATAATCAATTTTCTAAACCATGTATTCCACCATATGCACCCTATACAAGATGATGGGTCTATTATGATGCTGCAAAGAAACCAATGTTAGGTTGATCTGATATATGCAGCCTCTCATTGCCCTCAACCTAGAAGTGACACTGGTGCAAAATGTGAGATTCTTTACTttctctcttcatcttcatcctctccctctttgATGTATATATAGACCAATACATGTGCAGTTCAAATAAAATATGATCGATTAGattaaaaaaatgatataaaaattaagttttggctATCATAATTGAGTCAAAAAACCACTCTTATGAGTATGATCAATGCTACATTAAAAGTTAAATTGTTATCCTGTGCAGATGAGCAGAATAGAAATGCACCTGATAGATATGTTGAGGCAGCAGCTGGTTAGGAAGTGGAAGTTGTccttgcaggaaggaagctgaAGGGCCAGCACCCGGCTGAATAATTCGAAAAAATGTCAAATTTTGTGACATCATTTaaactggaaaaaaaaaacaactaacaGAATAGTGTTTTACTTACATTGAACAAGTTGTGTAATGGAAGTTGATGAGGCACATTTGGTGGCTGAAAAGCAAGAGAATGAGCCATATGTGGTTGAAGTTGATGGTTAAAAGTTTGCATTGGTCTAGGCTGCAGCGGTAATGGTGGCTGCAGTGCCTGGTTGAATATTCCAGGATTTTGCAAAGATTGTTGTGGCTGCACAGAAACCATTGGCATATGGGATGGAAGGGTAGAATTGTGCGGAGGACCAGGAGCAGGCAAAGTCAAGCTTGGATGGTGGGAAGAATGTGCAGGTACTGAAGGAATTTGCATGGGCGGAAAGCTCTTGGCTTGTGGTGCTGAAGGTGGCAAAGGAATCTGCAATGATTGCCCAGTCAATGAAGGAACAGATGCAACTGGAAGTGGCAGGGAAGGTTGTGTTAGTTGTTGTGATCTAGCTGATGGCGGATTCTGAGATAAACTAGGTTCACCCTGTCCTACAAGTTTAGCTGACTGCTTTTGCGAATCTTGAGCATTAGATGGCTGTCCAATCTGTGCAGGTTGTGGCTGTGATATCTGTTGCTGTTGAAGGTTGGGCATCTATGAAAAAGGAAGGCAGTAATTCTTAATAAAGAGT contains:
- the LOC121996352 gene encoding cleavage stimulating factor 64-like isoform X3; this encodes MAAQHSQQQQQQQMPAGDGLTSQFANLPKAQLYEIMSQMKVLIDQNQKQARQILIDNPQLTRALFQAQIMLGMVQPPKVMPNLQQQQISQPQPAQIGQPSNAQDSQKQSAKLVGQGEPSLSQNPPSARSQQLTQPSLPLPVASVPSLTGQSLQIPLPPSAPQAKSFPPMQIPSVPAHSSHHPSLTLPAPGPPHNSTLPSHMPMVSVQPQQSLQNPGIFNQALQPPLPLQPRPMQTFNHQLQPHMAHSLAFQPPNVPHQLPLHNLFNPGAGPSASFLQGQLPLPNQLLPQHIYQVGSHLGPDYANQIGNAMQIDRGTPWAPGPSELSKMGAQVPGLAPLMASGQMAGGSSGQPPRPPPLTPEMEKALLQQVMSLTPEQIHLLPPEQRNQVFQLQDMLR
- the LOC121996352 gene encoding cleavage stimulating factor 64-like isoform X2, coding for MAAQHSQQQQQQQMPAGDGLTSQFANLPKAQLYEIMSQMKVLIDQNQKQARQILIDNPQLTRALFQAQIMLGMVQPPKVMPNLQQQQISQPQPAQIGQPSNAQDSQKQSAKLVGQGEPSLSQNPPSARSQQLTQPSLPLPVASVPSLTGQSLQIPLPPSAPQAKSFPPMQIPSVPAHSSHHPSLTLPAPGPPHNSTLPSHMPMVSVQPQQSLQNPGIFNQALQPPLPLQPRPMQTFNHQLQPHMAHSLAFQPPNVPHQLPLHNLFNPGAGPSASFLQGQLPLPNQLLPQHIYQQVGSHLGPDYANQIGNAMQIDRGTPWAPGPSELSKMGAQVPGLAPLMASGQMAGGSSGQPPRPPPLTPEMEKALLQQVMSLTPEQIHLLPPEQRNQVFQLQDMLR
- the LOC121996352 gene encoding cleavage stimulating factor 64-like isoform X1, which produces MAAQHSQQQQQQQMPAGDGLTSQFANLPKAQLYEIMSQMKVLIDQNQKQARQILIDNPQLTRALFQAQIMLGMVQPPKVMPNLQQQQISQPQPAQIGQPSNAQDSQKQSAKLVGQGEPSLSQNPPSARSQQLTQPSLPLPVASVPSLTGQSLQIPLPPSAPQAKSFPPMQIPSVPAHSSHHPSLTLPAPGPPHNSTLPSHMPMVSVQPQQSLQNPGIFNQALQPPLPLQPRPMQTFNHQLQPHMAHSLAFQPPNVPHQLPLHNLFNPGAGPSASFLQGQLPLPNQLLPQHIYQQQVGSHLGPDYANQIGNAMQIDRGTPWAPGPSELSKMGAQVPGLAPLMASGQMAGGSSGQPPRPPPLTPEMEKALLQQVMSLTPEQIHLLPPEQRNQVFQLQDMLR